A single Blastococcus colisei DNA region contains:
- a CDS encoding maleylpyruvate isomerase family mycothiol-dependent enzyme: MTDEQVPMAATPTPDTERRWWADGELAVAGIVDRMTDEELAGDSALPGWSRAHVVAHLARNADALGNLLAWARTGVETPMYPSRAVRDADIETTAARPAAELRADYVAACGRLAQAIETMPVEAWTAEVRNGQGATVPASAVPWMRAKEMWVHGTDLRAGLSFADLDAGFCAALVDEVLSLFAARDQAPDVTVVATDVDRTWGSGGTRVDGPVTAVAAWLTRSDASGLAGDVPPPPAWL; the protein is encoded by the coding sequence GTGACCGACGAGCAGGTGCCCATGGCCGCGACCCCGACCCCCGACACGGAGAGGCGCTGGTGGGCCGACGGCGAGCTGGCCGTCGCCGGGATCGTCGACCGGATGACCGACGAGGAGCTGGCGGGGGACTCGGCGCTGCCCGGCTGGTCCCGCGCGCACGTCGTCGCGCACCTGGCCCGCAACGCCGACGCGCTGGGCAACCTGCTGGCCTGGGCCCGCACCGGCGTCGAGACGCCGATGTACCCCTCGCGCGCGGTCCGCGACGCCGACATCGAGACGACCGCCGCCCGGCCGGCGGCGGAGCTGCGTGCGGACTACGTCGCCGCCTGCGGCCGGCTCGCCCAGGCGATCGAGACCATGCCCGTCGAGGCCTGGACGGCGGAGGTGCGCAACGGCCAGGGGGCGACCGTGCCGGCGTCCGCCGTGCCGTGGATGCGGGCCAAGGAGATGTGGGTGCACGGCACCGACCTCCGCGCCGGACTCTCCTTCGCCGACCTCGATGCCGGCTTCTGCGCCGCGCTCGTCGACGAGGTGCTGAGCTTGTTCGCCGCCCGCGACCAGGCACCCGACGTCACCGTCGTCGCCACCGACGTCGACCGGACGTGGGGGAGCGGCGGCACGCGGGTCGACGGACCGGTGACGGCGGTCGCCGCCTGGCTGACCCGCTCCGACGCCTCGGGCCTCGCCGGCGACGTCCCGCCGCCGCCGGCCTGGCTGTAG
- a CDS encoding type II toxin-antitoxin system RelE family toxin, whose product MTPPFDVQVSSSARPQLRRLPDKAASAVVEFITAVLPENPLRLSKPLTGELTGLRSARRGDYRVLIHVDEGAKRILVVRVAHRADVYRSPAPSDG is encoded by the coding sequence GTGACCCCGCCGTTCGACGTCCAGGTCTCGTCATCCGCGCGCCCGCAGCTTCGGCGGCTCCCTGACAAAGCGGCCTCGGCCGTCGTCGAGTTCATCACGGCTGTCCTCCCCGAGAATCCGCTGCGGCTCAGCAAGCCGCTCACCGGCGAACTGACCGGTCTCCGCAGCGCTCGGCGGGGCGACTACCGGGTCCTGATCCACGTGGACGAAGGGGCGAAGAGAATCCTCGTGGTTCGAGTGGCGCATCGCGCCGATGTCTACCGATCTCCCGCGCCGTCCGACGGCTGA
- a CDS encoding type II toxin-antitoxin system Phd/YefM family antitoxin, producing the protein MTTIPLSEAKDRLSALVEAAETTHEIVTITRHGREAAVLMAKEDLDALHETLFWLSQPDVRRDIDAARKEAEQGSTVSAADVRAEFGLSE; encoded by the coding sequence ATGACGACGATCCCGCTCAGCGAGGCCAAGGACAGGCTGTCGGCCCTGGTCGAGGCCGCGGAGACGACGCACGAGATCGTCACGATCACCCGGCACGGCCGCGAGGCTGCCGTTCTCATGGCGAAAGAGGATCTCGATGCCCTGCACGAGACGCTCTTCTGGCTCTCGCAACCGGACGTCCGACGGGACATCGACGCCGCACGGAAAGAGGCCGAGCAGGGCAGCACCGTCTCGGCCGCCGACGTGAGGGCTGAGTTCGGTCTGTCGGAGTGA
- a CDS encoding type II toxin-antitoxin system Phd/YefM family antitoxin produces the protein MSTPVDRSVSEARRDLAAVIDTARSSHEPVYLSRRGRRVAAVISAGELERLQGLAEDMMDILDAEAARQEIRETGNEPIPWEQAKADLGLA, from the coding sequence ATGTCCACGCCGGTCGACCGGAGCGTTTCCGAAGCTCGTCGCGATCTGGCCGCCGTCATCGATACGGCACGTTCGTCGCATGAGCCGGTGTACCTGAGCCGCCGTGGCCGGCGTGTCGCCGCGGTCATCTCGGCAGGCGAACTGGAGCGTCTGCAGGGTCTGGCCGAAGACATGATGGACATTCTCGATGCCGAGGCCGCCAGGCAAGAGATCCGGGAGACCGGGAACGAGCCGATCCCGTGGGAGCAGGCGAAGGCCGACCTGGGCCTGGCGTGA
- the ilvA gene encoding threonine ammonia-lyase IlvA: MSACLDDSFPAAVREAGRRLAGVAERTPLQRNARLSGLTGADVWLKREDLQVGRSYKIRGAYNTISRLSAEARSAGVVCASAGNHGQGVAYACRALQVRGRVFVPGTTPRQKRERIASLGGDMVELVVTGDSYDEASAAADASARMTGATLVPAFDALSTVTGQATVAVEILEQLGSAPDVVVLPVGGGGLLAGCGTWLRASSPGTRLVGVEPAGAANMAAALAAGAPVELQEIDTFVDGAAVRRAGAVTYPLVRDCGAELLAVPEGHICTEMLDLYQADGIIAEPAGALSPAALSGGVVTVEPGQTVVCLLSGGNNDVSRYAEVVERSLVHRGLKHYFLVEFPQEPGALRRFLDEVLGPDDDIVLFEYMKRDNRETGAALTGIELGSADGLPGLLERIEASPLRIQHVAPGTTAYRFLV, translated from the coding sequence GTGAGCGCCTGCCTCGACGATTCCTTTCCCGCCGCCGTCCGAGAGGCCGGGCGACGGCTGGCGGGGGTGGCCGAGCGGACCCCGCTGCAGCGCAACGCCCGCCTGTCGGGCCTCACCGGCGCCGACGTCTGGCTCAAGCGCGAGGACCTGCAGGTCGGGCGCTCCTACAAGATCCGCGGCGCCTACAACACGATCAGCCGGCTGTCGGCCGAGGCCCGGTCCGCGGGCGTCGTCTGCGCCAGCGCCGGCAACCACGGGCAGGGCGTCGCCTACGCCTGCCGGGCCCTGCAGGTGCGCGGGCGGGTGTTCGTGCCGGGGACGACGCCGCGGCAGAAGCGCGAGCGCATCGCCTCGCTGGGCGGCGACATGGTGGAGCTGGTCGTCACCGGCGACTCCTACGACGAGGCGTCGGCCGCGGCGGACGCGTCGGCGCGCATGACGGGGGCGACGCTGGTGCCGGCGTTCGACGCGCTGTCCACCGTCACCGGCCAGGCGACGGTGGCCGTGGAGATCCTCGAGCAGCTGGGCTCGGCGCCGGACGTCGTCGTCCTCCCGGTCGGTGGCGGTGGGCTGCTCGCCGGCTGCGGGACCTGGCTGCGCGCCTCCTCCCCCGGCACCCGCCTGGTCGGCGTGGAGCCGGCCGGCGCGGCGAACATGGCCGCCGCCCTGGCCGCAGGAGCGCCGGTCGAGCTGCAGGAGATCGACACGTTCGTCGACGGTGCCGCCGTCCGCCGGGCCGGGGCGGTGACGTATCCGCTGGTCCGCGACTGCGGCGCCGAGTTGCTCGCCGTGCCGGAGGGCCACATCTGCACCGAGATGCTCGACCTCTACCAGGCCGACGGGATCATCGCCGAGCCGGCGGGGGCGCTGTCGCCGGCGGCGCTGAGCGGCGGCGTGGTCACCGTGGAGCCCGGGCAGACCGTCGTCTGCCTGCTGTCGGGCGGCAACAACGACGTCAGCCGGTACGCCGAGGTGGTCGAGCGGTCGCTGGTGCACCGCGGGCTCAAGCACTACTTCCTCGTCGAGTTCCCGCAGGAGCCGGGCGCGCTGCGCCGCTTCCTCGACGAGGTGCTCGGCCCGGACGACGACATCGTGCTGTTCGAGTACATGAAGCGGGACAACCGCGAGACCGGCGCCGCGCTCACCGGCATCGAGCTGGGCAGCGCCGACGGGTTGCCCGGCCTGCTGGAGCGGATCGAGGCGAGCCCGCTGCGGATCCAGCACGTCGCCCCGGGGACGACGGCCTACCGCTTCCTGGTCTGA
- a CDS encoding RtcB family protein: protein MEKINGRLLNWASILEDTTREQAERTAAMPFIYPHLALMPDAHLGKGATVGSVIPTDGAIIPAAVGVDIGCGMIAVRTQFTADDMAGRDLDVLHAQISRSIPLSAGGRNAKIRATAEPRIAELRAMAGADQADAAVAHWPQQLGSLGSGNHFIEVSLDATDQVWLFLHSGSRGVGNKLAQKHIRVAQEQCRRRFVELPDRDLAYLVEGEPEFDAYIEALRWAQRFAYLNREEMMDRVVDQLARFLGTDVERAETVNAHHNYTERETHFGREVWLSRKGAISAREGEAGLIPGSMGAASYVVVGKGNLPSLMSSPHGAGRNHSRSKARKLFSRADLDSRMSGIAWGHSDAFLDEHPDAYKPIDQVMADAADLVEVRHTLRQIVNVKGD from the coding sequence ATGGAGAAGATCAACGGACGCCTGCTGAACTGGGCGTCGATCCTGGAGGACACCACCCGGGAGCAGGCCGAGCGGACCGCCGCGATGCCGTTCATCTACCCGCACCTGGCCCTGATGCCCGACGCCCACCTGGGCAAGGGCGCCACCGTCGGCTCGGTGATCCCGACCGACGGCGCGATCATCCCTGCTGCCGTGGGCGTCGACATCGGCTGCGGGATGATCGCGGTCCGCACCCAGTTCACCGCCGACGACATGGCCGGGCGCGACCTGGACGTGCTGCACGCGCAGATCTCGCGGTCCATCCCGCTGTCGGCCGGTGGCCGGAACGCCAAGATCCGGGCCACCGCGGAGCCGCGCATCGCCGAGCTGCGCGCGATGGCCGGCGCGGACCAGGCGGACGCCGCGGTGGCGCACTGGCCGCAGCAGCTGGGGTCGCTGGGCTCGGGCAACCACTTCATCGAGGTGTCGCTCGACGCGACCGACCAGGTCTGGCTGTTCCTGCACTCCGGTTCCCGTGGGGTCGGCAACAAGCTCGCGCAGAAGCACATCCGGGTGGCACAGGAGCAGTGCCGCAGGCGCTTCGTCGAGCTGCCCGACCGAGACCTGGCCTACCTGGTCGAGGGGGAGCCGGAGTTCGACGCCTACATCGAGGCCCTGCGCTGGGCACAGCGGTTCGCCTACCTCAACCGCGAGGAGATGATGGACCGCGTCGTCGACCAGCTGGCGCGGTTCCTCGGCACCGACGTGGAGCGGGCCGAGACGGTGAACGCCCACCACAACTACACCGAGCGCGAGACCCACTTCGGACGCGAGGTGTGGCTGTCGCGGAAGGGCGCGATCTCGGCGCGGGAGGGCGAGGCCGGTCTGATCCCCGGCTCGATGGGCGCGGCGTCCTACGTCGTCGTCGGCAAGGGGAACCTGCCGTCGCTGATGTCCTCGCCGCACGGCGCGGGCCGGAACCACTCGCGGTCGAAGGCCCGCAAGCTGTTCAGCCGGGCCGACCTCGATTCGCGGATGAGCGGCATCGCGTGGGGCCACTCGGACGCGTTCCTCGACGAGCACCCCGACGCGTACAAGCCGATCGACCAGGTGATGGCCGACGCCGCCGACCTGGTCGAGGTGCGGCACACGCTGCGCCAGATCGTCAACGTCAAGGGCGACTGA
- a CDS encoding type II toxin-antitoxin system RelE family toxin, translating into MTPFEVRLAPAAMRQLRKLDPAGRRRVQAVIDLLADDPRPPAARQLVGGAGEWRVRTGDFRIIYEIHDGQLLILVIKVGHRRDVYERG; encoded by the coding sequence GTGACACCCTTCGAGGTCCGCCTGGCGCCCGCCGCGATGCGTCAGCTGCGGAAGCTCGATCCAGCCGGCCGGCGTCGCGTGCAGGCGGTCATCGATCTGCTCGCGGACGATCCCCGCCCTCCTGCTGCGCGCCAGCTGGTCGGCGGTGCCGGGGAATGGCGCGTCCGCACCGGGGATTTCCGGATCATCTACGAGATCCACGACGGGCAGTTGCTGATCCTGGTCATCAAGGTCGGTCACCGCCGGGATGTCTACGAGCGAGGCTGA
- a CDS encoding SpoIIE family protein phosphatase yields the protein MSAPDARVGGVPEEALLRCADEPIAVPGAVQPHGVLLAVTEPDFAVVVASANAPELFGRPVEALDRVLGEADLAALRAGLDGDLAEVNPLRVQVSGAEVDLVMHRADGLLLTEWEPLGGAEQAGAAWHRRLPTVLQRLSATATLDELTDVLARDVRTVTGFDRVMVYRFDADWNGEVIAEAARDDLEPFLGLRYPASDIPAQARALYATNWMRLIPDAGYRPVPLDPPVPPSTGRPLDLSGAMLRSVSPVHLEYLANMGVAASMSISLIDGGQLWGLVACHHYAGAHRPSYADRVAAEFLGRTASLLLPTKVAAGEQAGVVEVATRQAQLAAVVGRTPRELSAALADGEVTALDLLPAAGAAVRLNGQLRLLGTTPPADRVEPLVRALLATGTPVTDAVSQVVPGAADLADTASGVLAVEVHGGRDDFLAWFRPETIREVTWGGNPYTSKTAQTDAGPRLSPRRSFDAWSETVRKTAQPWREHEVAAARTLAADLADAALSRAAEDNRLATALQRTLLLAELPKVPGFAMAARYRPSAEDVVGGDWYDLVPLPGGTVSVVLGDVAGHGLAAAAITAQLRHALRAHLLRASGPGAALDGLNEVIAALLPGEMATAVVVELDPSSGEVVVANAGHLPVLHATASGAEFLSDGRGPALGLLDAAGYRETRIRLSGEDRLLLFSDGLVERGRGGLESGLECLREAVGTAPAEPQTLLDAVLAALDPPTTDDVTLLGIART from the coding sequence GTGAGCGCCCCCGACGCCCGGGTCGGCGGGGTGCCCGAGGAGGCGCTGCTCCGCTGCGCCGACGAGCCGATCGCCGTACCCGGCGCCGTCCAGCCGCACGGCGTGCTGCTCGCCGTCACCGAACCCGACTTCGCCGTCGTCGTCGCGTCCGCCAACGCCCCGGAGCTGTTCGGCCGGCCGGTCGAAGCCCTCGACCGGGTGCTCGGCGAGGCCGACCTCGCCGCGCTGCGCGCCGGACTGGACGGCGACCTGGCCGAGGTCAACCCGTTGCGCGTGCAGGTGTCCGGCGCCGAGGTGGACCTCGTCATGCACCGGGCCGACGGGCTGCTGCTCACCGAGTGGGAGCCCCTCGGGGGAGCCGAGCAGGCGGGTGCCGCCTGGCACCGCCGGCTGCCGACCGTGCTGCAACGGCTCTCGGCGACGGCGACGCTCGACGAGCTGACCGACGTCCTGGCCCGCGACGTCCGCACCGTCACGGGCTTCGACCGGGTGATGGTCTATCGCTTCGACGCCGACTGGAACGGCGAGGTGATCGCCGAGGCCGCCCGCGACGACCTCGAGCCCTTCCTCGGCCTGCGCTATCCGGCCAGCGACATCCCGGCCCAGGCCCGCGCCCTCTACGCCACCAACTGGATGCGGCTGATCCCCGACGCCGGCTACCGGCCCGTGCCGCTCGACCCGCCGGTTCCGCCGTCCACCGGCCGCCCGCTGGACCTCTCCGGCGCGATGCTGCGCAGCGTCTCGCCGGTGCACCTGGAGTACCTGGCCAACATGGGCGTCGCCGCCTCGATGTCCATCTCGCTGATCGACGGCGGGCAGCTCTGGGGCCTCGTCGCCTGCCATCACTACGCCGGCGCACATCGCCCGTCCTACGCCGACCGGGTCGCCGCCGAGTTCCTCGGCCGCACAGCCTCGCTGCTGCTGCCGACCAAGGTCGCGGCCGGGGAGCAGGCCGGTGTCGTCGAGGTGGCCACCCGCCAGGCGCAGCTGGCGGCCGTCGTCGGCCGCACGCCGCGGGAGCTGTCCGCCGCCCTCGCCGACGGCGAGGTGACCGCCCTGGACCTGCTGCCCGCGGCGGGTGCCGCGGTCCGGCTCAACGGGCAGCTGCGGCTCCTGGGGACGACGCCGCCCGCCGACCGGGTCGAGCCGCTGGTGCGCGCCCTGCTCGCGACCGGGACCCCGGTGACCGACGCGGTGAGCCAGGTGGTGCCCGGGGCCGCCGACCTGGCCGACACCGCCAGCGGCGTGCTCGCCGTCGAGGTGCACGGCGGCCGGGACGACTTCCTGGCCTGGTTCCGCCCCGAGACGATCCGCGAGGTCACCTGGGGCGGCAACCCGTACACGTCGAAGACGGCGCAGACCGATGCCGGTCCGCGGCTGAGCCCGCGCCGCTCGTTCGACGCCTGGAGCGAGACGGTCCGTAAGACGGCGCAGCCCTGGCGGGAGCACGAGGTCGCCGCCGCCCGCACGCTGGCCGCCGATCTCGCCGACGCCGCACTGAGCCGGGCCGCCGAGGACAACCGGCTGGCCACCGCGCTGCAGCGCACCCTGCTGCTGGCGGAGCTGCCCAAGGTCCCCGGCTTCGCGATGGCCGCCCGCTACCGGCCCAGCGCCGAGGACGTGGTCGGTGGGGACTGGTACGACCTGGTGCCGCTGCCCGGAGGCACCGTGTCGGTCGTCCTCGGCGACGTCGCCGGCCACGGCCTGGCCGCCGCCGCGATCACCGCGCAGCTCCGGCACGCGTTGCGCGCCCACCTGCTGCGGGCGTCCGGCCCGGGTGCGGCGCTCGACGGGCTCAACGAGGTCATCGCCGCGCTGCTGCCCGGCGAGATGGCCACCGCGGTCGTCGTCGAGCTCGACCCGTCGAGCGGCGAGGTCGTCGTCGCCAACGCAGGCCACCTGCCGGTGCTGCACGCGACGGCGTCCGGTGCGGAGTTCCTGTCCGACGGGCGCGGGCCGGCCCTCGGCCTCCTCGATGCCGCGGGGTACCGGGAGACGCGAATCCGCCTCTCGGGGGAGGACCGCCTGCTGCTGTTCAGCGACGGTCTCGTGGAGCGGGGCCGGGGTGGGCTGGAGTCGGGGCTCGAGTGTCTCCGGGAGGCAGTCGGTACCGCGCCGGCCGAGCCGCAGACCCTCCTGGACGCCGTCCTGGCGGCGCTGGACCCGCCGACGACGGACGACGTCACCCTGCTGGGCATCGCCCGGACCTGA
- a CDS encoding flavodoxin family protein gives MARALVVYESVFGDAKQIALAIAEGLATRLPVDVVSARDAPAQVSAEVRMLVVGGPTHAFGMPRESTREGAIEQYGAQIPDTSFGLHEWLDTVRLPQHTNAAAFDTRMDHPKLITKLDHAARTEEKLLRGLGATLAAPAEHFVVTGAEGPLADGEEDRARQWGKALGELVAGRRANASS, from the coding sequence ATGGCCCGAGCCCTGGTCGTCTACGAGTCGGTGTTCGGCGACGCGAAGCAGATCGCGCTGGCGATCGCCGAAGGCCTGGCCACGCGCCTGCCGGTCGACGTCGTCTCGGCGCGGGACGCGCCCGCTCAAGTCTCGGCCGAGGTGCGGATGCTGGTCGTCGGCGGCCCGACCCATGCCTTCGGCATGCCGCGGGAGTCCACGCGCGAGGGCGCGATCGAGCAGTACGGCGCGCAGATCCCCGACACCAGCTTCGGTCTGCACGAGTGGCTCGACACGGTGCGGCTGCCGCAGCACACCAACGCGGCCGCGTTCGACACCCGCATGGATCACCCGAAGCTGATCACCAAGCTGGACCACGCGGCGAGGACCGAGGAGAAGCTGCTTCGAGGGCTGGGCGCGACGCTCGCCGCGCCGGCCGAGCACTTCGTCGTGACCGGCGCCGAGGGACCGCTCGCCGACGGTGAGGAGGACCGCGCCCGCCAGTGGGGCAAGGCACTCGGCGAGCTGGTCGCCGGCCGGCGCGCGAACGCCAGCAGCTGA
- a CDS encoding ATP-binding protein, which yields MNVAFSVRLPVDAHSVPLVRGLVRQALQYLGVVASGIEEILLALSEACANVVQHAGEHEEYQVDVTIDDHVCRISVLDDGDGFDVAAADAARPGSPLDGGRGLVLMTALVDRLDFRETADGRHGVLLEKRLVTSPRMRLLPT from the coding sequence GTGAACGTCGCTTTCAGCGTCCGCCTGCCGGTGGACGCGCACAGCGTTCCGCTGGTGCGGGGGCTCGTCCGGCAGGCGCTGCAGTACCTCGGGGTGGTGGCCTCCGGGATCGAGGAGATCCTGCTCGCGCTGTCCGAGGCGTGCGCGAACGTCGTCCAGCACGCGGGCGAGCACGAGGAGTACCAGGTCGACGTCACGATCGACGACCACGTCTGCCGGATCTCCGTGCTCGACGACGGCGACGGTTTCGACGTCGCGGCGGCCGACGCGGCTCGCCCGGGGTCACCACTGGACGGCGGCCGCGGGCTGGTCCTCATGACGGCGCTGGTCGACCGGCTGGACTTCCGGGAGACCGCGGACGGCCGGCACGGGGTACTCCTGGAGAAGCGGCTGGTCACCTCACCGCGCATGCGGCTGCTGCCGACCTGA
- a CDS encoding STAS domain-containing protein: MLFDVERTTVAGRPALTVRGELDLATAPQLADAVDAQLAAAPRGFVVDLTQTAFMDSSGARELARAARKASAAGVELHVLAPQRNGAVRLTIDLLELGSVMPIVDSVAAIGVAVPDVRP; the protein is encoded by the coding sequence GTGCTGTTCGACGTGGAGCGGACGACCGTCGCCGGGCGTCCGGCCCTCACGGTACGGGGAGAGCTCGACCTGGCGACGGCCCCGCAGCTGGCCGACGCCGTCGACGCCCAGCTCGCCGCCGCACCACGCGGATTCGTCGTCGACCTGACGCAGACGGCGTTCATGGATTCCTCCGGCGCCCGTGAGCTCGCCCGCGCCGCGCGCAAGGCCTCGGCCGCGGGGGTGGAGCTGCACGTGCTGGCCCCGCAGCGCAACGGGGCCGTGCGGCTGACCATCGACCTGCTGGAGCTCGGTTCGGTGATGCCGATCGTCGACTCCGTGGCGGCGATCGGTGTCGCCGTGCCCGACGTCCGTCCGTGA
- a CDS encoding GmrSD restriction endonuclease domain-containing protein yields the protein MADRSTPTSRQVALGAACAVVLLLVVAGLATGGVSGGLAMAGLAAVFLGIGASIAGRARWAFISSRRIGGVVAAAGLVAVMVGGATSTPTRETSAASEAQASRSTPSAGPSEEELAEEAAEKAEAALAEAETAEQAVPTGSSTGLLSDEDVQVAVDGAERTTALAALAAVEVKGRAPRTGYDRDNFGSGWVDVDRNGCDTRNDMLARDLANETFKAGTRDCVVLTGTLADPYSGRSIGFQRGQGTSDDVQIDHVVALSDAWQKGAQALTTSRRTAFANDPLNLLAVDGPLNMQKGDGDAATWLPPNHSYRCAYVARQVAVKVTYQLWMTQAEKNAIATVLSTCPDEPLPGGVVANVPERVQSTPTPAPAPSPVPAPAPRTAPAPAPRPVPAPAPAPAPAPAPAPAPVPAPAPGPYYENCTAARNAGAAPIRAGQPGYGGHLDRDGDGIGCE from the coding sequence ATGGCCGATCGCTCCACTCCGACGTCGCGACAGGTGGCGCTCGGCGCCGCCTGCGCCGTGGTCCTGCTGCTGGTCGTCGCCGGTCTTGCCACCGGCGGCGTCTCCGGCGGGCTGGCCATGGCCGGACTGGCGGCGGTGTTCCTCGGCATCGGCGCCTCGATCGCGGGCCGGGCGCGCTGGGCCTTCATCTCCAGCCGACGGATCGGCGGGGTCGTCGCGGCTGCGGGTCTCGTCGCCGTGATGGTGGGCGGCGCGACGTCCACCCCCACGCGCGAGACGTCGGCCGCGTCAGAAGCCCAGGCGAGCCGGAGCACGCCGTCGGCGGGGCCGTCCGAGGAGGAGCTGGCGGAGGAAGCAGCGGAGAAGGCCGAGGCCGCACTCGCCGAGGCGGAGACGGCCGAACAGGCCGTGCCGACCGGCTCGTCAACTGGTCTGCTGAGCGACGAGGACGTCCAGGTGGCGGTGGACGGTGCCGAGCGCACGACCGCCCTGGCCGCGCTCGCCGCGGTGGAGGTCAAGGGCCGGGCGCCGCGCACCGGCTACGACCGGGACAACTTCGGCTCCGGCTGGGTCGACGTCGACCGCAACGGCTGCGACACCCGGAACGACATGCTGGCCCGCGACCTGGCGAACGAGACCTTCAAGGCCGGGACGCGCGATTGCGTCGTCCTGACCGGCACTCTGGCCGATCCGTACTCCGGCCGGTCCATCGGCTTCCAGCGTGGTCAGGGCACCAGTGACGACGTCCAGATCGACCACGTCGTCGCACTCTCCGACGCCTGGCAGAAGGGCGCCCAGGCGCTCACCACGAGCCGGCGCACGGCGTTCGCGAACGACCCGCTCAACCTCCTCGCCGTCGACGGCCCGCTCAACATGCAGAAGGGTGACGGCGACGCGGCGACCTGGCTGCCCCCGAACCACAGCTACCGATGCGCGTACGTGGCCCGGCAGGTCGCGGTCAAGGTGACCTACCAGCTCTGGATGACCCAGGCGGAGAAGAACGCCATCGCCACGGTGCTCAGCACGTGCCCCGACGAGCCGCTGCCCGGCGGCGTGGTCGCGAACGTCCCCGAGCGCGTCCAGTCGACTCCAACTCCGGCTCCCGCCCCCTCTCCCGTGCCCGCTCCAGCCCCCCGGACCGCTCCGGCGCCGGCCCCCCGACCGGTCCCCGCCCCGGCCCCGGCACCTGCACCGGCCCCGGCACCTGCGCCGGCCCCTGTTCCGGCTCCGGCACCCGGGCCCTACTACGAGAACTGCACCGCTGCGCGTAATGCCGGTGCAGCGCCCATCCGGGCCGGACAGCCCGGCTACGGCGGCCACCTCGACCGCGACGGCGACGGGATCGGCTGCGAGTAG